One window of the Rhodococcus sovatensis genome contains the following:
- the rho gene encoding transcription termination factor Rho has protein sequence MTDTELISAPEKTRRGAGLSGMVLTELRSLAGELGIKSISGMRKGDLIAAISARQGGGAAATTDAPKAPRRSAADKTRAQESVTPTAVTPTAVTPTAVTPAPETSSKATSESSVDDATDTPRRTRSRRTAGRRAGAPDQLPLDETAAAADSAAAADSAPAATPDSQPTGADAGDAASNERPRRGRADRENRNSTDGNDGARGNRGDAGNRGDAGNRGENSDNDGNRSEGGRNERTRGERNRDNRGEGNRGESNRGDGNRNRNQNQNDSRGDDRNNNGPRDNRDNRDNSEDDGDGRGRRGRRFRERRRGRDRGEGGGGGGGNEREPEIRDDDVLQPVAGILDVLDNYAFVRTSGYLAGSNDVYVSMNLVRKNGLRRGDAVTGAVRVAREGEQSNQRQKFNPLVRLDTVNGGDVETARKRPEFGKLTPLYPNQRLRLETTPNILTTRIIDLVMPIGKGQRALIVSPPKAGKTSVLQAIANAISVNNPECYLMVVLVDERPEEVTDMQRSVKGEVIASTFDRPPGDHTAVAELAIERAKRLVEAGQDVVVLLDSITRLGRAYNNSSPASGRILSGGVDSTALYPPKRFLGAARNIENGGSLTIIATAMVETGSTGDTVIFEEFKGTGNAELKLDRKIAERRVFPAVDINPSSTRHDELLLSPDEMAVVHKLRRVLSGLDSHQAIDLLVDRLKKTKSNVEFLIQVSKTAPGALDD, from the coding sequence GTGACCGATACGGAACTGATCTCTGCGCCCGAAAAGACGCGACGCGGAGCTGGCCTGTCCGGAATGGTGCTCACCGAGCTGCGTAGTCTCGCGGGCGAACTCGGCATCAAAAGCATCTCCGGCATGCGTAAAGGCGATCTGATCGCCGCCATTTCTGCACGTCAAGGCGGTGGTGCGGCGGCAACAACCGATGCACCCAAGGCCCCTCGACGTAGTGCAGCCGACAAGACTCGCGCTCAGGAGTCCGTGACTCCGACCGCCGTGACTCCGACCGCCGTGACTCCGACCGCCGTGACTCCGGCGCCCGAGACGAGCTCGAAAGCTACATCTGAATCAAGCGTGGACGATGCGACGGACACACCTCGTCGCACGCGCAGTCGGCGTACCGCAGGTCGTAGGGCAGGCGCTCCCGACCAGCTCCCGCTCGACGAGACCGCAGCCGCTGCCGACTCTGCTGCCGCTGCCGACTCTGCGCCCGCCGCGACTCCTGACTCCCAGCCCACGGGTGCGGACGCAGGAGACGCTGCGTCCAACGAGCGGCCGCGACGTGGCCGTGCCGACCGTGAGAATCGGAATTCGACCGACGGTAACGACGGCGCTCGCGGAAACCGTGGGGACGCTGGAAACCGTGGTGACGCTGGAAACCGGGGCGAGAACTCCGACAACGACGGCAACCGTTCCGAGGGCGGGCGCAACGAGCGCACCCGCGGCGAGCGCAACCGCGACAACCGCGGTGAAGGCAACCGTGGTGAGAGCAACCGGGGTGACGGCAACCGCAACCGGAATCAGAACCAGAACGACTCTCGTGGGGACGACCGCAACAACAACGGTCCCCGAGACAACCGCGACAACCGTGACAACTCCGAGGACGACGGCGATGGCCGTGGCCGCAGGGGACGCAGGTTCCGTGAGCGTCGTCGTGGGCGTGACCGCGGTGAAGGCGGCGGTGGCGGCGGTGGAAACGAGCGCGAGCCCGAGATCCGCGACGACGACGTATTGCAGCCGGTAGCGGGCATTCTCGATGTGCTCGACAACTACGCTTTCGTGCGCACCTCCGGTTACCTCGCGGGATCGAACGACGTATACGTCTCGATGAACCTCGTGCGGAAGAACGGTCTACGCCGCGGCGACGCCGTGACCGGTGCTGTTCGTGTCGCTCGTGAAGGTGAGCAGTCGAATCAGCGACAGAAGTTCAACCCGCTCGTTCGACTGGACACCGTCAACGGTGGTGATGTCGAGACTGCGCGCAAGCGTCCAGAGTTCGGCAAGCTCACCCCGCTGTATCCGAACCAGCGGCTGCGGTTGGAGACGACGCCGAACATTCTGACCACTCGCATCATCGACCTGGTCATGCCGATCGGCAAGGGTCAGCGCGCACTGATCGTCAGCCCGCCGAAGGCCGGTAAGACGAGCGTTCTGCAGGCGATCGCCAACGCGATCTCGGTCAACAATCCCGAGTGCTACCTGATGGTCGTCCTGGTCGACGAGCGTCCGGAAGAGGTCACCGACATGCAGCGCTCGGTGAAGGGCGAGGTCATCGCCTCGACGTTCGACCGTCCGCCAGGTGACCACACGGCAGTCGCCGAACTCGCGATCGAGCGTGCGAAGCGTCTCGTCGAAGCAGGTCAGGACGTCGTCGTGTTGCTCGACTCGATCACTCGATTGGGTCGTGCGTACAACAACAGTTCGCCTGCGTCGGGCCGAATCCTGTCCGGTGGTGTCGATTCGACGGCGCTGTACCCGCCGAAGCGTTTCCTCGGCGCTGCCCGCAACATCGAGAACGGTGGATCGCTCACCATCATCGCGACGGCCATGGTCGAGACCGGTTCCACCGGTGACACCGTGATCTTCGAGGAGTTCAAGGGCACCGGCAACGCCGAGCTCAAGCTCGATCGCAAGATCGCCGAGCGGCGTGTGTTCCCGGCTGTGGACATCAACCCGTCGAGCACCCGTCACGACGAGTTGCTGCTGAGTCCCGACGAGATGGCCGTGGTGCACAAACTCCGCCGCGTTCTGTCGGGTCTCGACTCGCATCAGGCAATCGATCTGTTGGTCGATCGCTTGAAGAAGACCAAGAGCAACGTCGAGTTCCTGATCCAGGTGTCGAAGACCGCGCCCGGCGCGCTCGACGACTGA
- the prfA gene encoding peptide chain release factor 1: MARTTKPSAIDDILAEHSGLEQQLADPALHNDPAAARRAGKRFAELAPIMSVHGKLTSAQDDLAAARELGADDASFAAEVPELEATVVALEQTLADLLAPRDPHDGDDIVMEVKSGEGGEESALFAADLARMYVRYAERRGWRVEILDANVSDLGGYKDATLSIKAKGSSLDGVWARLKFEGGVHRVQRVPVTESQGRVHTSAAGILVYPEPDEVEEVQIDETDLRIDVYRSSGKGGQGVNTTDSAVRITHLPTGIVVTCQNERSQLQNKARAMQVLAARLQAAAEEAADEEAAAGRASQVRTVDRSERIRTYNYPENRITDHRIGYKSHNLDAVLDGELDALLDALAKADRDARMQAE, translated from the coding sequence ATGGCGAGGACGACGAAGCCTTCGGCCATCGACGACATTCTGGCCGAGCATTCGGGCCTGGAACAGCAGCTCGCCGACCCTGCCTTGCACAACGATCCGGCGGCGGCGCGGCGTGCAGGCAAGCGATTCGCCGAACTCGCCCCGATCATGTCGGTTCACGGGAAACTCACGTCCGCTCAGGACGATCTCGCCGCAGCGCGCGAGTTGGGCGCCGACGATGCGTCCTTCGCCGCGGAGGTTCCTGAACTCGAAGCGACTGTGGTGGCACTCGAACAGACGCTCGCCGACCTTCTTGCTCCGCGTGATCCGCACGATGGTGACGACATCGTGATGGAGGTCAAATCCGGTGAGGGCGGCGAGGAATCGGCGCTGTTCGCCGCCGACCTTGCCAGAATGTATGTGCGCTACGCCGAGCGTCGCGGGTGGCGAGTCGAAATCCTCGACGCCAATGTCTCCGATCTCGGCGGCTACAAGGACGCGACCTTGTCCATCAAGGCAAAAGGTAGTTCGCTCGACGGTGTCTGGGCCCGACTGAAGTTCGAGGGGGGCGTGCACCGCGTCCAGCGAGTGCCCGTGACCGAATCACAGGGTCGAGTGCACACGTCCGCAGCCGGAATTCTGGTCTACCCAGAGCCCGACGAGGTCGAGGAAGTACAGATCGACGAGACCGACCTCCGGATCGATGTCTATCGGTCGTCCGGCAAGGGCGGGCAGGGCGTCAACACGACCGACTCCGCAGTGCGGATCACCCACTTGCCCACAGGGATCGTCGTCACCTGTCAGAACGAGCGCTCGCAGCTGCAGAACAAGGCGCGTGCGATGCAGGTCCTCGCAGCGCGACTGCAAGCTGCGGCCGAGGAAGCTGCCGACGAAGAAGCGGCAGCCGGGCGAGCGAGTCAGGTTCGCACCGTCGACCGCTCCGAGCGCATTCGCACTTACAACTATCCGGAGAACCGCATCACCGATCATCGGATCGGCTACAAGTCGCATAACCTGGACGCCGTACTCGATGGTGAGCTCGATGCGTTGCTCGACGCCCTTGCCAAGGCTGACCGAGACGCGCGGATGCAAGCCGAATAA
- a CDS encoding L-threonylcarbamoyladenylate synthase — MSTVYDCQHADSRAAGLSAARGALKSGRLVVMPTDTLYGLAADAFDGSAVTDLLRAKGRGRDMPVPVLVGSWNTIDGLVGSVRPRTRDLIRAFWPGALSLVVQQAPSLAWDLGDAHGTVMLRMPLHPVALELLREVGPLAVSSANISGQPPATTVTEARDQLGGSAAVYLDGGPAEHAVASTIVDLTSEQPKILRAGAISTDAIAEVLGVTADSLVQGSVAQ, encoded by the coding sequence GTGAGTACCGTCTACGACTGCCAGCACGCCGATTCTCGAGCAGCCGGGTTGTCCGCAGCCCGGGGCGCACTCAAGTCCGGACGTCTCGTGGTCATGCCGACCGACACCCTGTACGGCCTCGCGGCCGACGCGTTCGACGGTAGCGCTGTCACCGATTTACTCCGGGCAAAAGGTCGCGGCCGAGACATGCCGGTGCCGGTGCTGGTCGGTTCTTGGAACACGATCGACGGTCTCGTGGGTAGCGTCAGGCCGCGTACGCGAGATCTGATCAGGGCATTCTGGCCCGGCGCGCTGAGTCTCGTCGTGCAGCAGGCACCGTCACTCGCGTGGGATCTGGGCGACGCGCACGGCACCGTGATGCTCCGTATGCCATTGCATCCGGTCGCGCTGGAACTATTGCGTGAGGTCGGTCCGCTCGCGGTCTCCAGTGCGAACATCTCGGGACAGCCTCCTGCGACGACGGTGACCGAGGCGAGGGACCAGCTCGGCGGTTCGGCTGCGGTCTACCTCGATGGTGGTCCTGCCGAGCATGCAGTCGCATCGACGATCGTCGATCTGACATCGGAACAGCCGAAGATACTGCGTGCAGGTGCAATTTCGACCGATGCCATCGCCGAGGTACTCGGGGTCACCGCGGACAGTCTCGTGCAGGGGAGTGTGGCGCAGTGA
- the thrB gene encoding homoserine kinase encodes MTTTLPLGLTVTARVPASSANLGPGFDTLGIALGLYDEIRVTTTASGLSIHVEGEGAEDVPWGPSHLVVRAIERGLEAAGVWADGLDVVCSNVIPHSRGLGSSASAVVGGLAAANGLAAKLDPAFALTDQQLVQLSSEFEGHPDNASASVLGGAVVSWSEPASDSGAQRIYSAVRLPVHPDIHVVALVPAERSSTSHTRGLLPELVPHRDAAFNVSRSALAVVALTQRPDLLIPATEDMLHQGQRSSALPAATKWITALRSRGIAAVLSGAGPTVLALCVAPFPADLKEQASSEGIRVLELDVADGVCTS; translated from the coding sequence ATGACGACAACACTGCCGCTGGGGTTGACGGTCACTGCGCGTGTTCCTGCGTCGAGCGCCAACCTCGGGCCCGGGTTCGACACACTGGGAATCGCACTCGGTCTCTACGACGAGATTCGAGTCACCACCACAGCGTCCGGACTCAGTATTCACGTCGAAGGCGAGGGCGCCGAGGATGTTCCCTGGGGGCCCTCGCATCTCGTCGTCCGTGCGATCGAGCGCGGCCTGGAGGCGGCTGGAGTGTGGGCGGATGGCCTGGATGTCGTGTGCAGCAACGTAATTCCGCATTCCCGTGGACTCGGGTCGTCTGCGTCCGCGGTGGTCGGCGGCTTGGCCGCCGCCAACGGATTGGCGGCCAAGCTCGATCCGGCGTTTGCCTTGACCGACCAGCAGTTGGTGCAACTGTCCTCGGAATTCGAAGGGCACCCCGACAATGCATCGGCGAGTGTGCTCGGCGGTGCGGTTGTGTCGTGGAGCGAGCCTGCAAGCGACAGCGGCGCGCAGCGAATCTACTCGGCGGTGAGATTGCCGGTTCATCCCGACATTCATGTCGTCGCACTCGTTCCAGCGGAGCGGTCGTCGACCTCGCACACGCGCGGACTGCTACCCGAGTTGGTGCCGCATCGTGATGCTGCATTCAACGTCAGTCGAAGTGCGCTCGCCGTTGTGGCTTTGACCCAGAGGCCGGACCTGCTGATCCCGGCTACCGAGGACATGCTGCATCAGGGGCAGCGGTCGAGCGCCCTACCCGCGGCGACGAAATGGATCACCGCCCTTCGATCGCGAGGAATCGCTGCGGTCCTGTCCGGCGCGGGCCCGACGGTGCTTGCACTCTGCGTAGCGCCATTCCCGGCGGACCTGAAGGAGCAAGCGTCAAGCGAGGGGATTCGCGTCCTCGAACTCGACGTGGCAGACGGTGTCTGCACGTCGTGA
- a CDS encoding MraY family glycosyltransferase — MTVEILAQSGQGAGVPIRELLLVFLTAAVVTFLATGGVRVLAIKFGAVAAPRERDVHVTPTPRLGGTGMYLGMLVALLFASQLPALARGFNPEYNQDVPAAMVAGFVIVAVGIIDDRWGLDALTKFVGQVTAAGVLVVMGVSWYLLYLPWGPDGGSTLVLDQLQAGLVTVLITVVMVNAMNFVDGLDGLAAGLGLIASLAICVFSVGLLHEQGGDVSIYPPAVIAAALAGACLGFLPHNFQPARIFMGDSGSMLIGLMLATVATSASGRIPLVAYGPRDLLGLLSPLLLVGAVMFIPILDLLLAVIRRTRAGRSPFSPDKMHLHHRLLQIGHSHRRVVLVIYLWVGVLAFGAVGSSLIDRRIVVLLVAAGLVFALVVTAVPTIRLDMARQNRRTRKAGRRGRRG, encoded by the coding sequence ATGACGGTCGAGATCCTCGCGCAATCCGGGCAAGGCGCGGGCGTCCCGATCCGGGAGCTCCTGCTCGTCTTTCTCACCGCGGCTGTCGTGACGTTCCTGGCCACCGGGGGTGTTCGAGTTCTTGCCATCAAGTTCGGGGCGGTCGCTGCTCCACGTGAGCGAGACGTCCACGTGACTCCGACGCCGCGTCTCGGCGGCACTGGGATGTACCTCGGAATGCTGGTGGCGCTGCTGTTCGCGTCGCAACTGCCTGCTCTCGCCCGAGGATTCAACCCCGAGTACAACCAGGACGTCCCGGCGGCGATGGTAGCCGGATTCGTCATCGTGGCGGTCGGCATCATCGACGACCGGTGGGGTCTCGATGCCCTCACGAAATTCGTCGGCCAGGTGACAGCCGCTGGAGTCCTGGTCGTCATGGGCGTCAGCTGGTATCTGCTCTATCTGCCGTGGGGGCCGGACGGTGGCAGCACTCTCGTCCTGGACCAACTACAGGCCGGTCTTGTCACCGTGTTGATCACCGTCGTGATGGTGAACGCGATGAACTTCGTCGACGGTCTCGATGGCCTGGCAGCCGGGCTCGGGCTCATCGCGTCGCTCGCCATCTGTGTGTTCTCGGTTGGTTTGCTTCACGAACAGGGCGGCGACGTGAGCATCTACCCGCCTGCGGTCATTGCCGCGGCGCTCGCCGGTGCCTGCCTCGGGTTTCTCCCGCACAACTTTCAGCCCGCCCGCATCTTCATGGGCGATTCGGGATCCATGCTGATCGGACTGATGCTCGCGACGGTGGCGACCAGCGCATCGGGCCGAATCCCGCTCGTGGCGTACGGTCCACGGGATTTGCTCGGCCTCCTGTCGCCGCTCCTACTTGTCGGCGCGGTCATGTTCATTCCGATACTCGACCTTCTGCTGGCGGTCATCAGGCGTACCCGGGCGGGCCGTAGCCCCTTCAGCCCCGACAAGATGCATCTGCATCACCGATTGCTTCAGATCGGACATTCGCATCGTCGAGTCGTCCTGGTCATCTACTTGTGGGTCGGAGTGCTCGCATTCGGTGCCGTCGGATCATCTTTGATCGATCGACGAATCGTCGTGCTGCTGGTTGCAGCCGGTCTGGTGTTCGCACTGGTGGTGACTGCAGTACCGACTATTCGCCTCGACATGGCTCGGCAGAATCGACGCACGCGGAAAGCCGGCCGACGAGGCCGTCGGGGCTGA
- the thrC gene encoding threonine synthase, with translation MTVHTPWPGLIEAYRERLAIGPNWKTVTLLEGGTPLIHAERLSEITGCEVHLKVEGLNPTGSFKDRGMTMAVTDALARGQEAVLCASTGNTSASAAAYAAKAGMGCAVLVPQGKIAMGKLAQAVMHGAKIIQVQGNFDDCLELARKTTAEFPTIGLVNSVNPVRIEGQKTAAFEICDALGNAPDVHALPVGNAGNITAYWRGYSEYFRDGLTTVKPRMLGVQAAGAAPLVHGAPVKDPETIATAIRIGSPASWNGAVAAKEESGGAFRAATDEEILEAYRLVAKSEGVFVEPASAASIAGLLAARKEGWLDSGLRVVCTVTGNGLKDPDTALSGMPVVEPIPVDPVAVASALELA, from the coding sequence ATGACCGTGCACACCCCATGGCCGGGTCTGATCGAGGCGTATCGTGAGCGTCTTGCGATCGGCCCGAATTGGAAGACTGTCACCCTGCTCGAGGGCGGAACTCCGCTGATCCACGCGGAACGGTTGTCCGAGATCACGGGCTGCGAGGTTCATCTCAAGGTCGAAGGTCTCAACCCGACCGGTTCCTTCAAGGACCGCGGGATGACGATGGCGGTCACCGACGCACTCGCGCGCGGTCAGGAAGCTGTTCTCTGCGCGTCGACGGGCAACACGTCTGCCTCTGCTGCCGCCTATGCCGCCAAAGCGGGTATGGGCTGCGCCGTTCTCGTTCCCCAGGGCAAGATCGCGATGGGCAAGCTGGCTCAGGCGGTCATGCACGGCGCCAAGATCATTCAGGTTCAGGGTAACTTCGACGACTGCCTCGAACTTGCGAGGAAGACAACAGCGGAGTTTCCGACCATCGGGCTGGTCAACTCGGTCAACCCGGTCCGGATCGAAGGGCAGAAGACTGCGGCCTTCGAGATCTGCGACGCTCTCGGAAACGCACCGGACGTGCACGCGCTTCCGGTCGGTAACGCGGGCAACATCACGGCCTACTGGCGCGGCTACTCGGAGTACTTCCGAGATGGGCTGACCACGGTCAAACCGCGGATGCTCGGCGTCCAGGCCGCAGGTGCGGCGCCGCTGGTTCACGGTGCGCCGGTGAAGGACCCGGAGACCATTGCAACTGCCATTCGCATCGGCTCGCCCGCTTCGTGGAATGGCGCAGTAGCGGCCAAGGAGGAGTCGGGCGGCGCGTTCCGTGCTGCAACCGACGAGGAGATACTCGAGGCCTACCGCCTGGTGGCGAAGTCCGAGGGCGTCTTCGTCGAACCTGCGTCGGCTGCCTCCATCGCGGGGCTGCTCGCCGCGCGGAAGGAAGGCTGGCTGGACAGCGGCCTACGCGTCGTGTGCACGGTGACGGGTAACGGTTTGAAGGATCCCGACACCGCCTTGTCCGGAATGCCTGTGGTCGAGCCGATCCCGGTCGACCCCGTTGCCGTGGCATCTGCGCTCGAGTTGGCGTAG
- the rpmE gene encoding 50S ribosomal protein L31 translates to MKAGIHPDYTLTTVVCGCGNTFETHSTTDKDRINVEVCSQCHPFYTGKQKILDTGGRVARFEARYGKRAGKKADADS, encoded by the coding sequence ATGAAGGCAGGAATTCACCCCGACTACACACTGACCACGGTTGTGTGCGGTTGCGGCAATACTTTCGAGACCCACAGCACCACCGACAAAGACCGGATCAACGTCGAGGTCTGCTCGCAGTGCCACCCGTTCTACACGGGCAAGCAGAAGATTCTCGACACCGGTGGTCGCGTTGCGCGCTTCGAGGCTCGCTACGGAAAGCGTGCCGGCAAGAAGGCTGACGCCGACAGCTAG
- the glyA gene encoding serine hydroxymethyltransferase, translating into MTEPRFSGPDFAELEAVDPEIADIVTGELDRLRGGLQLIASENLTSAAVLAAQGSVLTNKYAEGYPGNRYYGGCEVVDRAETLAIERAKSLFGADHVNVQPHSGANANLAVYAAFAQPGDAVLAMSLPHGGHLTHGSKVNFSGRWFTAVPYHVRRDTELIDYDEVRELALVHRPRIIVAGATAYSREIDFAAFRSIADEVGAILWVDAAHFIGLVAGQAIPSPVPYADVVSATTHKVLRGPRGGMLMCRQEHARAIDKAVFPFSQGGPMMHTIAAKAVAFREAQTENYRRYAAQVVANAQALSQSLTDAGMRAVSGGTDTHLALFDLQHLGVDGRTAEARCAAAAIVLNKNAIPFDPAPPAVASGIRVGSAAVTSQGFDASDMNTVGVLLSRAVRAEAGTVGGDRELASVKNDVTALVTRKPAYPDA; encoded by the coding sequence GTGACGGAACCCCGATTCTCCGGTCCGGATTTCGCCGAGCTCGAGGCAGTCGATCCCGAGATCGCCGACATCGTCACCGGTGAACTCGACCGATTGCGTGGAGGCCTACAGCTCATCGCCAGCGAGAATCTCACTTCGGCTGCCGTGCTGGCAGCGCAGGGAAGTGTCCTGACGAACAAGTACGCCGAGGGGTACCCGGGCAACCGCTACTACGGTGGATGCGAGGTGGTGGACCGCGCCGAAACTCTCGCGATCGAGCGCGCCAAATCCCTGTTCGGTGCCGACCACGTCAACGTGCAACCGCATTCGGGGGCAAATGCGAACCTGGCCGTATACGCGGCTTTCGCGCAACCGGGCGACGCCGTACTCGCGATGAGCCTGCCGCACGGAGGCCACCTGACTCATGGCTCCAAGGTCAATTTCTCCGGCAGGTGGTTCACCGCCGTTCCGTATCACGTGCGCCGCGACACCGAGCTCATCGACTACGACGAGGTACGCGAGCTGGCGCTAGTGCACCGACCCCGGATCATCGTCGCGGGAGCGACGGCCTACTCGCGTGAGATCGACTTCGCAGCGTTCCGATCCATCGCCGACGAGGTGGGTGCGATCCTGTGGGTGGACGCGGCACATTTCATCGGACTGGTTGCCGGACAAGCCATTCCGTCGCCCGTCCCGTATGCCGACGTTGTGTCTGCCACCACGCACAAAGTGTTGAGGGGGCCGCGCGGGGGCATGCTGATGTGCCGTCAGGAGCACGCACGAGCCATCGACAAAGCTGTCTTCCCGTTCAGCCAAGGCGGCCCGATGATGCACACCATCGCAGCCAAGGCGGTGGCGTTCCGCGAAGCACAGACCGAAAACTACCGCCGGTATGCGGCTCAGGTGGTCGCCAACGCACAAGCGCTGTCTCAGTCGCTGACCGATGCTGGGATGCGTGCGGTCTCGGGCGGCACCGACACCCACCTTGCGTTGTTCGATCTGCAGCATCTCGGCGTCGACGGCCGCACCGCAGAAGCACGGTGCGCAGCGGCCGCGATCGTCCTCAACAAGAACGCGATTCCCTTCGATCCGGCTCCACCTGCTGTGGCGTCGGGCATTCGGGTCGGGTCTGCAGCGGTGACGAGCCAAGGATTCGATGCCTCCGATATGAACACCGTCGGTGTTCTGCTCTCGCGTGCCGTCCGAGCCGAGGCAGGCACCGTAGGCGGTGACCGTGAGCTGGCTTCCGTGAAGAACGACGTGACGGCTCTCGTGACGCGCAAGCCGGCCTACCCCGACGCATGA
- a CDS encoding SHOCT domain-containing protein, whose translation MYQELTPAGENAVAELAGRYGVSTAAVRTMLDAVNAGRGTMAQFNVPELGGGGQWMRGGMTMVGNMFDHGLKARVDGLCRDLSELLANQQVYPPAQSSSGFGSSWWPSDLGSPSSSGGQNGSQYAYFPGSRRLAVLANGRLSIYDTLDHSIGGVQQQQGGGPGSLEFTSQYGTFTAASLPLVDPSQSAQGPSRTPEQAPAPSPAPSNFQPRPSAVSEPGSPGGMNIDEVTSAIESLASLHNKGILTDDEFFTKKAELLKRI comes from the coding sequence ATGTACCAGGAACTGACACCCGCGGGTGAGAACGCAGTTGCGGAGTTGGCCGGCCGGTACGGCGTCTCCACCGCAGCAGTGCGCACGATGCTCGATGCCGTCAACGCCGGTCGTGGAACGATGGCACAGTTCAACGTCCCCGAGCTCGGCGGCGGGGGACAGTGGATGCGCGGGGGGATGACAATGGTCGGCAACATGTTCGACCACGGACTCAAAGCACGCGTCGACGGATTGTGCCGCGACCTGTCCGAGTTGCTGGCGAACCAGCAGGTCTATCCGCCAGCGCAATCGAGTTCGGGATTCGGCTCGAGCTGGTGGCCGAGCGATCTCGGCAGTCCCAGTTCCAGCGGCGGGCAGAACGGTTCGCAGTACGCCTATTTCCCTGGTTCGCGACGTCTCGCGGTGCTGGCCAACGGTCGCCTGTCGATCTACGACACACTGGATCACTCGATCGGTGGCGTACAACAACAGCAGGGTGGCGGCCCGGGCTCGTTGGAATTCACCAGTCAGTACGGCACGTTCACCGCTGCGAGCCTGCCCTTGGTCGATCCTTCGCAGTCGGCACAAGGCCCATCTCGAACACCCGAACAAGCTCCGGCGCCCTCACCGGCGCCATCCAATTTTCAGCCGCGGCCGTCCGCTGTCTCCGAGCCGGGTTCCCCCGGTGGCATGAACATCGACGAGGTCACCTCGGCCATCGAGTCGCTCGCATCTCTGCACAACAAGGGCATCCTGACCGACGACGAGTTCTTCACCAAGAAGGCCGAGCTTCTGAAGCGAATCTGA
- the prmC gene encoding peptide chain release factor N(5)-glutamine methyltransferase: MTRKPLRLAILEATATLEAAGVPSARVDAELLASHIVGVERGRLGLVPLVEPEVIEAYYRTVEQRAKRIPLQYITGTTALGNIDVEVGPGVFVPRPETELLLGWALAFVEGVDRKPPVILDLCTGSGALALALANARPDAQVHAVELDPSALAWARRNADLRAELGDTPITLHHGDVTDRDLLTELDGRVDVIVANPPYIPEGAELEPEVFEHDPHLALFGGSDGLSVIEPMIGNIARWLAVGGGVGVEHDDSHGERVAALFERRRVFTDVVEHPDLSGRPRFVVASRAVSADS; the protein is encoded by the coding sequence GTGACTCGGAAACCGCTTCGCTTGGCCATTCTGGAAGCAACCGCGACCCTGGAGGCGGCTGGTGTGCCCAGCGCCAGGGTCGACGCCGAATTGCTCGCCTCGCACATCGTCGGCGTCGAGCGCGGACGTCTCGGACTCGTTCCCCTCGTCGAACCCGAGGTGATCGAGGCGTACTACCGGACCGTCGAGCAGCGCGCCAAGCGAATTCCGTTGCAGTACATCACCGGAACGACGGCACTGGGCAACATCGACGTCGAAGTAGGGCCGGGAGTGTTCGTTCCGCGCCCTGAGACCGAACTTCTGCTCGGCTGGGCACTTGCATTCGTGGAAGGTGTCGATCGGAAGCCGCCGGTCATCCTCGATCTGTGTACCGGCTCGGGTGCTCTCGCGCTCGCGTTGGCCAACGCGAGGCCCGACGCACAGGTCCACGCCGTCGAGCTCGATCCGTCTGCGTTGGCGTGGGCTCGCCGCAACGCGGACCTCCGCGCCGAACTCGGTGACACTCCGATCACGCTGCACCACGGGGATGTCACGGACCGCGACCTACTGACCGAGCTCGACGGTCGGGTGGATGTCATCGTCGCCAACCCGCCGTACATTCCCGAGGGCGCCGAGTTGGAGCCGGAGGTGTTCGAGCACGATCCGCATCTGGCTCTTTTCGGCGGCTCCGACGGACTCTCGGTCATCGAGCCGATGATTGGCAACATCGCGCGGTGGCTCGCCGTCGGTGGGGGAGTGGGTGTCGAACACGATGATTCACACGGCGAGCGGGTTGCAGCGTTGTTCGAACGGCGACGTGTGTTCACCGATGTCGTCGAGCATCCCGATTTGTCCGGCCGTCCGCGGTTCGTCGTCGCGTCACGGGCGGTCTCCGCGGACAGTTAG